From the Selenomonas sp. oral taxon 920 genome, the window CAGGGACATCCCCGCCTTCGCCGTGTCCTTCGTAATCTGCTTGCCGACAGCATGCGCAGCCTGCAGACGGTCGAGGTTCGAGAAGATCGCCTTCGTGATGCTGTAGCCGAGGTCGGCATTCACTGAGGGTCCCGCGACGAGCATCGCCATGACGGAGACACTCGGAACAGCCTCATCAAAGCCCGCATACGTTCCTGCGGGGATGACGGTCTTCGTGTAGAACGGATACTGCGCGATCAGCCCGTCCGCAATTTTTTCCTCCACGGGGAGCAGACGCACGGGGTTCTGAGAAGCGATGTCCTGCACCGATGCGGTTGGGTAGCCCGCCGTGAGGACGGCGACATCCACGTTGCCGTCCTTCAGCGCACTTGCGCCCTCGGCAAACGAGAGGAACTGCGCGTCGATATCGTCATAGCTGACGCCGTATGCTGCGAGAATCTGGCGCACATTCGCCTCTACGCCCGAGCCTGCAGCTCCTACGGCAACACGCTTGCCCTTGAGCTCTGAGAGACTCTTGATGCCGGAGGACTGGAGCGTCACAAACTGGCAGGTCTCCGGATAGAGCGAGGCGATGCCCTGCAGTCCGTCCACCTTCTTGTCCTTGAACATCTCCGTACCGTTCACCGCGTAGTAGGTGATGTCGTTCTGCACCGTCGCAAGGTCGACCGCACCATCACGCAGCATATTGATGTTCGCAACCGACGCACCCGTGCTCTGTGCACTCGCGTTCATGCCCGGGATGTCCTTGTTCAGCACCTCGGCAATCGCGCCGCCGATGGGGTAGTACGTACCTGCCGTGCCGCCTGTTCCGATGTTGAGGAACTTCTTGTCTCCCGACGATGCGGAGTCGCCGCCGCAGCCGGTGAGAAGCGCGGCAGAGAATACAAGGACCGCGCCTGCCGCAAGAATTTTCTTTACGGTAGAGATATTCATGTTCTTTCCCTCCATTATACAATAGAAAAGTTCTCGAACTATCGTCGCATGCGGCGATAATAAACGTATCTTATCATAAAAAGCCCTCCGTACGCAAGCGGAGGGCTTCTTGTATGATGGTATACACGCGTATACAGGAGCACTGCGGCATCGTCATCGGAACACGCGCGTCAAATCCGCACTCACT encodes:
- a CDS encoding TAXI family TRAP transporter solute-binding subunit yields the protein MNISTVKKILAAGAVLVFSAALLTGCGGDSASSGDKKFLNIGTGGTAGTYYPIGGAIAEVLNKDIPGMNASAQSTGASVANINMLRDGAVDLATVQNDITYYAVNGTEMFKDKKVDGLQGIASLYPETCQFVTLQSSGIKSLSELKGKRVAVGAAGSGVEANVRQILAAYGVSYDDIDAQFLSFAEGASALKDGNVDVAVLTAGYPTASVQDIASQNPVRLLPVEEKIADGLIAQYPFYTKTVIPAGTYAGFDEAVPSVSVMAMLVAGPSVNADLGYSITKAIFSNLDRLQAAHAVGKQITKDTAKAGMSLPMNAGAEKYFNEK